The proteins below are encoded in one region of Campylobacter rectus:
- a CDS encoding DnaJ family protein, protein MSNSLYETLGVSEKATGDEIKKAYRRLARKYHPDINKDPSAEDKFKEINAAYEILSDEKKRAQYDRHGDAMFGGQNFHDFASSSGMGNLDEILKNIFGGGGFSGFSSRGFGDFTQTGGFGGFGEEEDLDARAKVTIPFDVAVKGGEHTINFGGESIKIKIPNGIAGGEKLRIKGKGGGGRGDLILTVNVAPSNEYERDGDDLYKDVLIPLKTMMFGGKIEVKTFKKDVTIKISENSKSGQKIRLKGYGVQNRKSGIFGDLYLRARVSLPDVNALDGELAELMKQKLPEA, encoded by the coding sequence GCAAATATCACCCCGATATCAACAAAGACCCTAGCGCAGAGGATAAATTTAAAGAGATAAATGCTGCATATGAAATTTTAAGCGACGAAAAGAAGCGCGCACAATACGACAGACACGGCGATGCGATGTTCGGCGGGCAAAATTTCCACGATTTTGCATCAAGCTCGGGTATGGGAAATTTGGACGAAATTTTAAAAAATATCTTCGGCGGAGGCGGATTTAGCGGATTTTCCAGCAGAGGCTTTGGCGACTTTACGCAAACGGGCGGATTTGGAGGATTTGGCGAAGAGGAGGACTTGGATGCGCGCGCGAAAGTAACGATTCCTTTTGACGTGGCCGTAAAAGGCGGAGAGCATACGATAAATTTCGGCGGCGAGAGTATCAAAATAAAAATCCCAAACGGTATTGCGGGCGGCGAAAAGTTACGCATAAAAGGCAAAGGCGGCGGCGGTCGCGGCGATCTCATCCTCACGGTAAATGTCGCGCCTAGCAATGAGTATGAAAGAGACGGCGATGACCTCTATAAAGACGTGCTAATCCCGCTAAAAACGATGATGTTCGGCGGTAAGATAGAGGTAAAAACGTTTAAAAAAGACGTGACGATAAAAATCTCCGAAAACTCAAAATCCGGGCAAAAAATCAGGCTCAAAGGATACGGCGTGCAAAATAGAAAAAGCGGGATATTCGGCGATCTATACCTGCGAGCGCGCGTGTCATTGCCGGACGTAAATGCCCTGGACGGCGAGCTGGCCGAGCTTATGAAGCAAAAACTCCCGGAGGCATAA
- the hemC gene encoding hydroxymethylbilane synthase, whose amino-acid sequence MEKLKIATRKSVLAMWQSEHIRDKILSRYPELAVELTGMKTKGDVILDTPLAKIGGKGLFTKELEDSMLSGETHIAVHSLKDVPVVFPEGLVLAAICSREDVRDAMLSEKYAKFEDLPEGARVGTTSLRRKMQLLAMRPDLEIISLRGNVQTRLRKLKEGEFDAIILAMAGVNRLNLRSEVAHIVPFELDQMIPAMGQGALGIEAREDAEILNLIEFLKDEKAVIETTVERDFVAMLEGGCQVPIGVNANLNGDKIEIRAVVGLPDGSESIRENIVAQKSEWKSVGAELGRIFIGKGAKELLKRAEEMA is encoded by the coding sequence ATGGAAAAACTAAAAATCGCAACGAGAAAAAGCGTGCTGGCTATGTGGCAAAGCGAGCATATCAGGGATAAAATTTTATCGCGCTACCCGGAGCTTGCGGTCGAGCTAACCGGTATGAAAACCAAAGGCGACGTGATACTCGACACGCCGCTAGCTAAGATCGGCGGCAAGGGGCTTTTTACAAAAGAGCTAGAAGACAGCATGCTAAGCGGCGAAACGCACATCGCCGTGCATAGTCTAAAAGACGTGCCCGTCGTATTTCCGGAGGGGCTAGTGCTAGCCGCGATCTGCTCGCGCGAGGACGTGAGAGATGCGATGTTAAGCGAAAAATACGCTAAATTTGAGGATTTGCCCGAGGGCGCGCGCGTGGGCACGACCAGCCTGCGCCGCAAGATGCAGCTTTTAGCGATGCGTCCGGACCTTGAGATAATCTCGCTGCGAGGCAACGTCCAAACTCGTTTGCGCAAGCTAAAAGAGGGCGAATTTGATGCGATCATACTAGCGATGGCGGGCGTAAACCGCTTAAATTTACGCTCCGAGGTCGCGCATATAGTGCCGTTTGAGCTAGATCAGATGATACCTGCGATGGGGCAGGGGGCGCTCGGTATCGAGGCTAGAGAGGACGCTGAAATTTTAAATTTGATAGAGTTTTTGAAAGATGAAAAAGCTGTGATAGAGACGACCGTGGAGCGCGATTTCGTCGCGATGCTAGAGGGCGGCTGCCAGGTGCCTATCGGCGTAAATGCAAATTTAAACGGCGATAAGATCGAGATACGCGCCGTCGTGGGACTGCCCGACGGTAGCGAGAGCATACGCGAAAATATCGTCGCGCAAAAAAGCGAGTGGAAAAGCGTGGGCGCCGAGCTTGGACGGATATTTATCGGCAAGGGCGCAAAAGAGCTGCTAAAACGCGCCGAGGAGATGGCGTAG
- a CDS encoding proline--tRNA ligase — protein MKFSKLYAPTAKEAPKDASLASHKFLLRAGYAEQVGSGLYNFLPLGKRVLENIKNIVKEELDEAGAQEISMSFVTSADLWRESGRFDVYGKELLRFKDRKENDFVLSPTNEESVVALVRGKVTSYKQLPLNLYQINTKFRDEARPRFGLLRGREFLMKDGYSFHANAEDLDREFDLMEKTYSKIFTRLGLNFRAVRADSGAIGGSGSKEFMVLANSGEDDIIVCENCDYAANIEAATRAKRTTQAERPEADAAKFLTPDAKTIKDVAEFFRVDEFYCIKAVIKKAIFIDAKGEKSEKIVVFFVRGEDELQEVKAQNACAALELADATEAEIAAAGLVGGFCGPVGLKGVEFYIDKELEGESQMICGANERDYHFVGVSVSSFNSERFKDLTAVKAGDKCPCCGGNLSVSKGIEVGHIFKLGTKYSEPMNATFLDENGKAKPFIMGCYGIGVSRLVAVAVEAKHDEKGIIWNETLSPFKFEIIISNLKDEEGVKFAQGLYEDLREAGVSVLLDDRNERFGVKMSEFELMGFPYAVIVGKGLAEGTVELVTRGGLVKETVKASEILARLKSL, from the coding sequence ATGAAATTTAGCAAACTTTACGCGCCGACGGCAAAAGAAGCGCCCAAAGACGCGAGTTTGGCAAGCCACAAATTTTTGCTCCGAGCGGGCTACGCCGAGCAGGTGGGTAGCGGACTTTATAACTTTTTGCCGCTTGGCAAACGGGTGCTTGAAAATATAAAAAATATCGTCAAAGAGGAGCTTGACGAAGCGGGCGCGCAGGAGATATCGATGAGCTTCGTCACGTCTGCGGATCTTTGGCGCGAGAGCGGACGTTTTGACGTCTACGGCAAGGAGCTTTTGCGCTTTAAGGACCGCAAAGAAAACGACTTTGTGCTAAGCCCGACAAACGAAGAGAGCGTGGTCGCGCTCGTGCGAGGCAAGGTAACGTCCTACAAGCAACTGCCGCTAAATTTGTATCAGATAAATACCAAATTTAGAGATGAAGCAAGGCCGAGATTCGGGCTACTTAGAGGGCGCGAGTTTTTGATGAAAGACGGATATAGCTTCCACGCAAACGCCGAGGATCTGGACCGCGAATTTGACCTGATGGAAAAAACTTATAGCAAAATTTTTACTCGTCTTGGGTTAAATTTCCGCGCGGTTAGAGCCGATAGCGGCGCGATAGGCGGCAGCGGAAGCAAGGAATTTATGGTGCTGGCAAATAGCGGCGAGGACGATATCATCGTCTGCGAAAACTGCGACTACGCCGCAAACATAGAGGCCGCAACCCGCGCAAAACGAACGACGCAGGCCGAAAGGCCCGAGGCCGATGCGGCTAAATTTTTAACGCCCGATGCCAAAACCATCAAAGACGTGGCGGAGTTTTTTAGAGTTGATGAGTTTTACTGCATAAAAGCTGTGATAAAAAAGGCGATTTTTATTGACGCCAAAGGCGAAAAGAGTGAGAAAATCGTGGTATTTTTCGTGCGCGGCGAGGACGAACTACAAGAGGTCAAGGCTCAAAACGCGTGCGCAGCGCTCGAGCTAGCGGACGCGACCGAGGCCGAGATTGCGGCGGCCGGGTTAGTCGGCGGATTTTGCGGACCGGTCGGACTAAAGGGCGTGGAGTTTTACATCGATAAAGAGCTTGAAGGCGAGTCGCAGATGATCTGCGGCGCAAACGAGCGGGATTATCACTTCGTCGGCGTTAGCGTTAGCAGCTTTAACTCTGAGCGCTTCAAAGACTTAACCGCCGTAAAAGCGGGCGATAAGTGCCCTTGCTGCGGCGGAAATTTAAGCGTTAGTAAAGGTATCGAGGTCGGGCATATATTTAAGCTGGGCACCAAGTACTCAGAGCCGATGAATGCTACGTTTTTGGATGAAAACGGCAAGGCAAAACCGTTTATTATGGGATGCTACGGTATCGGCGTTAGCCGCCTGGTAGCCGTCGCCGTCGAGGCCAAGCACGATGAAAAAGGCATAATCTGGAACGAAACCCTATCTCCGTTTAAATTTGAAATCATCATCTCAAATTTAAAGGACGAAGAGGGCGTCAAATTTGCGCAGGGGCTTTACGAGGACTTGCGCGAGGCGGGCGTTTCGGTGCTACTTGACGATAGAAATGAGCGCTTTGGCGTTAAAATGAGCGAATTTGAACTGATGGGATTTCCTTATGCCGTGATCGTGGGCAAGGGGCTGGCAGAAGGCACGGTAGAGCTTGTTACGCGGGGTGGCCTAGTTAAAGAAACGGTCAAAGCGAGCGAAATTTTAGCGCGCCTAAAGAGCCTATGA
- a CDS encoding polyprenyl synthetase family protein: protein MEKIDEIMKNFIAELGYEPANAMFERINSGKKLRSKLLLKIAGQSEQSLKICAIIELIHLASLLHDDVIDDAGTRRGSPSINASFGAKNAVMLGDILYSKGFYELSKFPHEIAGEISGAVSKLSVGEMMDVELSAKFNENIAAYETMIYYKTAVLIEAAAAVGAMLVGLETRNFKIYGKNLGLAFQIIDDILDVTQDAATLGKPNFSDFKEGKTTLPYIYLYKSLNEADKEALKSLFKKDLSEAERGWVRTKMNETGAIEKSVNLAKKLGLEAIKSVEKFNPDGLENIVKSMIDREF from the coding sequence ATGGAAAAAATCGACGAAATAATGAAAAATTTTATCGCGGAGCTAGGATACGAGCCGGCAAACGCGATGTTCGAGCGGATAAATTCCGGCAAAAAGCTGCGCTCTAAGCTGCTTTTAAAAATAGCGGGGCAGAGCGAACAAAGTCTAAAAATTTGCGCGATTATCGAGCTTATTCATCTAGCTAGCTTGCTTCACGACGACGTGATAGATGACGCGGGCACCAGACGCGGCAGTCCGAGCATAAACGCGAGTTTCGGCGCCAAAAACGCCGTGATGCTGGGTGACATCCTCTACTCAAAGGGCTTTTACGAACTCTCAAAATTTCCGCACGAGATCGCGGGCGAGATATCGGGCGCGGTGAGTAAGTTGAGCGTGGGCGAGATGATGGACGTGGAGCTATCGGCTAAATTTAACGAAAATATCGCGGCGTATGAAACGATGATCTACTATAAAACCGCCGTTTTGATCGAAGCCGCCGCTGCGGTCGGAGCAATGCTGGTGGGACTTGAAACTCGTAATTTTAAAATTTACGGTAAAAATTTAGGCCTAGCTTTTCAGATAATCGACGACATCTTAGATGTCACGCAAGATGCCGCCACGCTTGGAAAGCCCAATTTCAGCGACTTTAAAGAGGGCAAAACGACGCTGCCTTACATTTATCTTTACAAGAGCTTAAACGAAGCGGACAAAGAGGCGCTAAAAAGCCTTTTTAAAAAGGATCTGAGCGAGGCCGAGCGCGGCTGGGTGAGAACAAAGATGAATGAAACCGGCGCGATAGAAAAAAGCGTAAATTTAGCCAAAAAGCTAGGTCTTGAGGCGATAAAATCGGTAGAGAAATTTAACCCGGACGGCCTAGAAAACATCGTAAAATCAATGATAGATAGGGAATTTTAA
- a CDS encoding potassium/proton antiporter, with translation MLETFLLFFSILLIACIVSSKVSDRFGIPSLVVFLAVGMLAGSDGLLGLSFDNRQIAQDVGTIALIFILYAGGLDTNLKSIRPVMINGIILATLGVVLTAGAIAVLVKYLLGLDWLEALLFGSIISSTDAAAVFAILGAKEISLRNNIRPLLELESGSNDPMAIFLTLTMIQIISVATVPSVPDVALTLVKQFLLGGLMGYMFGVALPGLFNRLRLEYWGLYPVFSMAWVLLLYVLAGKIGGNGFLAVYIAGMFINKKEFAHKKNLIGFHDGIAWTMQIVIFLTLGLLVNPSQLPAVALAGVAIAFWIMFVARPMGVFLSLLFSRYSVKEKMFISWVGLRGVVPIVLATYPFGANLPRSELIFNTIFFVVFISIIIQGMTLEKAAQKCGVKEEVAAEEVEMSNLPIFYHTLRQYTIRFGSEIIGKNLAELELPSDFLVLLVKRKGEYVKPTGSSVFEEGDLLLIQCEDENKYNEIIKTFTA, from the coding sequence ATGTTAGAAACTTTTTTACTATTTTTCTCTATCCTGCTTATCGCTTGTATCGTCTCTAGCAAGGTTTCAGACAGATTTGGCATACCATCGCTCGTAGTTTTTTTGGCTGTCGGTATGCTGGCGGGCTCGGACGGGCTGCTGGGGCTTTCTTTTGATAATCGCCAAATCGCCCAGGACGTGGGCACTATCGCGCTTATTTTTATACTTTATGCGGGCGGGCTGGATACGAATCTAAAATCTATCCGCCCGGTTATGATAAACGGCATCATCCTAGCTACGCTCGGCGTCGTGCTCACAGCCGGCGCGATAGCCGTACTCGTAAAATATCTGCTCGGCCTTGATTGGCTCGAGGCTTTGCTTTTTGGTTCTATCATCTCCTCGACCGATGCGGCGGCGGTGTTTGCGATACTCGGGGCGAAGGAAATTTCGCTGCGAAACAACATCCGTCCGCTTTTAGAGCTGGAGTCCGGATCAAACGACCCGATGGCGATATTTTTGACTCTTACGATGATACAAATCATCTCCGTAGCCACGGTCCCTAGCGTTCCGGATGTGGCGCTGACGCTGGTGAAGCAGTTTTTGCTAGGCGGGCTGATGGGCTATATGTTCGGCGTCGCGCTACCCGGGCTTTTTAACCGCCTCAGGCTTGAGTACTGGGGACTTTACCCCGTGTTTTCGATGGCTTGGGTGCTACTTTTATACGTGCTAGCCGGCAAGATCGGCGGTAACGGCTTTCTGGCCGTCTATATCGCGGGTATGTTTATAAATAAAAAAGAGTTCGCGCATAAGAAAAATTTGATCGGTTTTCACGACGGTATCGCATGGACGATGCAAATCGTCATCTTTTTGACGCTGGGGCTTTTGGTAAATCCTTCTCAGCTGCCAGCCGTCGCGCTTGCGGGCGTAGCGATAGCTTTTTGGATTATGTTCGTCGCGCGTCCGATGGGCGTTTTTCTCTCGCTTTTGTTTTCAAGGTATAGCGTCAAAGAAAAGATGTTTATCTCGTGGGTCGGGCTTCGCGGCGTCGTTCCTATCGTGCTTGCGACCTATCCGTTCGGCGCAAATTTACCGCGCTCGGAGCTTATTTTTAACACGATATTTTTCGTCGTATTTATCTCGATCATCATCCAAGGTATGACGCTGGAAAAAGCCGCGCAAAAATGCGGCGTCAAAGAAGAAGTCGCCGCAGAAGAGGTCGAAATGTCGAATTTGCCGATCTTTTATCATACTTTGCGCCAATATACGATACGCTTTGGCTCCGAGATCATCGGTAAAAACTTAGCCGAGCTCGAGCTGCCTAGCGACTTTTTGGTGCTTTTGGTTAAACGCAAGGGCGAATACGTCAAACCGACGGGCTCATCGGTGTTTGAGGAGGGCGACTTGCTGCTCATTCAGTGCGAGGACGAGAACAAATATAACGAAATCATAAAGACGTTTACGGCATAG
- the hemA gene encoding glutamyl-tRNA reductase, with the protein MHYASVSFTHKNTDISVREKLSFSNIERKNEILRLIGSSQNINECMVLSTCNRVEIIASVKELEGASKHVIACMSLICGIPFEELQSRADIYEDNGAVHHLFAVASSLDSLVIGETQIAGQLKEAYKFARSDGKCGAKLGRAMEFAFKCAAEVRNKTDISKNPISVSSVAVAKAKEVFGSLNGMEAVIVGSGEMAELAAKHLIANGARVVILSRNQEHAKNLALTLGDNNKFDALSNAAQYINKHQVVFSATASPHPVLIDAMVEPREFKRYFFDIAVPRDIAITESENIKIYAVDDLQEIVNKNLALREEQAQIAYGIVGRNTAAFFQMLRELAVTPLIKGIREQAKECAGRELAKALKKGYLKHSDEEEAYRFIHQVFKAFLHSPTINLKSLASAEQSEAQLKAIGQIFNVKEKSTQDENNEFEWENE; encoded by the coding sequence ATGCATTATGCAAGCGTGAGCTTTACGCACAAAAACACCGACATCTCCGTGCGCGAGAAGCTCTCTTTCTCAAATATCGAGCGCAAAAACGAAATTTTGCGACTCATCGGCTCGAGTCAAAACATCAACGAGTGTATGGTGCTTAGCACCTGCAACCGCGTCGAGATCATCGCCAGCGTCAAGGAGCTAGAAGGCGCCAGCAAGCACGTCATCGCCTGCATGTCGCTCATCTGTGGTATCCCTTTTGAGGAGCTGCAAAGTAGAGCCGACATCTACGAGGATAACGGCGCCGTGCATCATCTCTTTGCTGTGGCTAGCTCGCTAGATAGCCTGGTTATCGGCGAAACGCAGATCGCAGGGCAGCTGAAAGAGGCTTATAAATTTGCCCGCTCCGACGGCAAATGCGGCGCGAAGCTGGGCAGGGCGATGGAGTTTGCCTTCAAATGCGCGGCCGAGGTGCGAAATAAAACCGATATCTCTAAAAATCCGATCTCGGTCTCAAGCGTTGCGGTAGCGAAGGCAAAGGAGGTTTTCGGCAGTCTAAACGGTATGGAGGCCGTGATCGTGGGATCCGGCGAGATGGCTGAGCTTGCCGCAAAGCACCTCATAGCAAACGGCGCTCGCGTCGTGATCTTAAGCCGAAATCAAGAGCACGCTAAAAATTTAGCCCTGACGCTGGGTGATAATAATAAATTTGACGCGCTCTCAAATGCTGCGCAATACATAAATAAACACCAAGTCGTCTTCTCTGCGACCGCATCTCCGCATCCGGTGCTCATTGATGCGATGGTCGAACCGCGGGAGTTTAAGCGCTACTTTTTCGATATCGCCGTTCCGCGCGACATCGCGATCACGGAGAGTGAAAATATCAAAATTTACGCCGTGGACGACCTGCAAGAGATCGTAAATAAAAACCTAGCTCTGCGCGAAGAGCAAGCTCAGATCGCATACGGCATCGTCGGGCGAAATACGGCGGCGTTTTTTCAGATGCTGCGCGAGCTAGCCGTCACGCCGCTAATCAAAGGCATCAGAGAGCAAGCCAAAGAGTGCGCCGGGAGGGAGCTAGCAAAAGCCCTAAAAAAGGGCTATCTAAAGCATAGCGACGAAGAAGAGGCGTATCGCTTCATACATCAGGTTTTTAAAGCGTTTTTGCACTCTCCGACTATAAATTTAAAAAGCCTGGCAAGCGCCGAGCAAAGCGAAGCTCAGTTAAAAGCGATCGGGCAAATTTTTAACGTTAAAGAGAAATCGACGCAGGATGAAAACAATGAATTTGAATGGGAGAACGAATGA
- a CDS encoding heat shock protein transcriptional repressor HspR: protein MKQYEEPVYLISVVAKVLSIHPQTLRQYEREGLLEPSRTEGKMRLYSEKDMDRIKMILRLTRDLGVNLAGVDIILQLKEQIEQSENLIKQMKEELAKFEQGGVPSKKALVKRKNSFDLIFYDDKS, encoded by the coding sequence ATGAAACAATACGAAGAACCGGTCTATCTAATCAGCGTCGTAGCCAAAGTGCTCTCCATACATCCGCAAACGCTGCGCCAATACGAGCGCGAGGGGCTGCTGGAGCCATCAAGAACCGAGGGCAAGATGCGCCTTTACTCTGAAAAAGATATGGACCGCATCAAGATGATACTGCGTCTAACGCGCGATCTGGGCGTAAATTTGGCCGGCGTCGATATCATCTTGCAGCTAAAAGAGCAGATCGAACAGTCTGAAAATTTGATCAAGCAGATGAAAGAGGAGCTGGCTAAATTTGAGCAGGGCGGCGTACCGTCCAAAAAGGCTCTGGTAAAGCGCAAAAATAGCTTTGATCTCATCTTTTACGATGATAAAAGTTAA
- a CDS encoding O-acetylhomoserine aminocarboxypropyltransferase/cysteine synthase family protein, which produces MQKETIATHYGYDTKAGPGATAVPIYQTTAYDFGSAETAAMRFALEAPGHVYTRLGNPTTDVLESRIAALEEGSASIVTASGQAATFYAIANLAAAGDNIIISKKVYGGTMVLCMHTFKRFGIEARVFDSDSADDLENLIDGKTRAIFFETLSNPQIAIPNFKKIVEIADRHGVVTIADNTVPTPIIFQPLNHGIDVVVHSASKYICGQGLSLAGAVVASKNLNAKLVGNARYAHFNEPDESYHGLVYAQMADKFDIYTLRMRVALVRDIGATISPFNSWQLIQGLETLSVRIERHSQNAQKIAEFLNSHKHVKRVTYPTLKSDPEHEKAQKYFKDGMASGLMCFETDSYERAVKMLGKVKLFKIVVNIGDSKSLITHPASTTHQQLSSEELAKAGITKELIRISVGLENADDLIADLAQALED; this is translated from the coding sequence ATGCAAAAAGAAACGATCGCCACGCATTACGGCTATGATACCAAGGCGGGTCCGGGCGCTACGGCGGTGCCGATTTACCAGACGACGGCCTATGATTTCGGTAGCGCCGAAACGGCCGCGATGAGATTTGCGCTAGAAGCTCCCGGTCACGTATACACGAGGCTGGGCAACCCGACGACCGACGTGCTGGAGAGCCGCATAGCCGCGCTAGAGGAGGGCTCGGCCTCTATCGTGACGGCTAGCGGTCAGGCGGCGACATTTTACGCGATCGCAAATTTAGCCGCAGCGGGCGACAATATCATCATCTCAAAGAAAGTTTACGGCGGCACGATGGTTCTTTGTATGCACACGTTTAAACGTTTCGGCATCGAGGCGCGGGTGTTTGACAGCGACAGCGCGGATGATCTTGAAAATTTGATAGACGGCAAAACGCGCGCGATATTTTTCGAGACGCTCTCAAACCCGCAAATCGCCATCCCGAATTTTAAAAAAATCGTAGAGATCGCGGACAGGCACGGCGTCGTAACGATCGCCGACAACACCGTGCCTACGCCGATCATTTTCCAGCCGCTAAATCACGGCATAGACGTCGTCGTGCATAGCGCGAGCAAATATATCTGCGGCCAAGGCTTAAGCCTAGCGGGCGCGGTCGTAGCTAGCAAAAATTTAAACGCTAAACTAGTCGGCAACGCCAGATACGCGCACTTTAACGAGCCGGATGAGAGCTATCACGGGCTAGTTTACGCTCAAATGGCAGATAAATTCGACATTTATACGCTGCGTATGAGGGTGGCTTTGGTGCGCGATATAGGCGCTACGATCTCGCCTTTTAACTCATGGCAGCTCATCCAGGGGCTTGAGACTTTGAGCGTGCGTATCGAGAGGCACTCGCAAAATGCGCAAAAAATAGCCGAGTTTTTAAACTCGCACAAGCACGTCAAGCGCGTAACCTATCCGACGCTAAAAAGCGACCCGGAGCACGAAAAGGCGCAAAAATACTTCAAGGACGGTATGGCTAGCGGACTAATGTGCTTTGAAACCGATAGCTATGAGCGCGCCGTAAAAATGCTCGGCAAGGTAAAGCTCTTTAAAATCGTCGTAAATATCGGCGACTCAAAGTCGCTCATCACGCATCCGGCTTCCACCACGCATCAGCAGCTCTCAAGCGAGGAGCTAGCAAAAGCGGGCATAACAAAGGAGCTAATCAGAATCAGCGTCGGCCTAGAAAACGCGGACGACCTCATCGCCGATCTCGCGCAGGCTTTGGAGGATTGA
- a CDS encoding FxsA family protein — protein sequence MIKHFFTPYVVLEIVAAYFFIHAYGFLNLVLEVIASAVLGLFFMFRVGFFQLTSNIAFFKPSDVFSSVGMAIGGFFMFIPGLITDVFGAAIVVVAFFANLKNGGERKSGSEYYYEKFESKQSKPRDDGDIIDVEVVEEKGQIWKN from the coding sequence ATGATAAAGCATTTTTTTACGCCCTACGTCGTTTTGGAGATCGTGGCGGCGTATTTTTTTATCCACGCGTACGGATTTTTAAATTTAGTCCTTGAGGTCATCGCGTCGGCCGTTTTGGGGCTATTTTTTATGTTTCGCGTCGGATTTTTTCAGCTCACGAGCAATATCGCGTTTTTTAAGCCATCAGACGTCTTTAGTAGCGTAGGTATGGCGATCGGGGGCTTTTTTATGTTTATCCCAGGGCTTATCACCGACGTTTTTGGTGCGGCGATCGTAGTGGTCGCATTTTTTGCAAATTTAAAAAACGGCGGCGAACGCAAGAGCGGGAGCGAATATTATTACGAAAAATTTGAAAGCAAACAGAGCAAACCACGCGATGACGGCGATATCATCGACGTCGAAGTCGTAGAAGAAAAGGGGCAAATATGGAAAAACTAA
- a CDS encoding DUF2018 family protein → MDYDIFSQSPREKFFEILFNANKNLVENELEKTFEKFIAMSEFCEKNGFDEIAQNSFISQNQTLVNERLNDIYIGLSGDILSQNE, encoded by the coding sequence ATGGATTATGATATATTTTCTCAAAGTCCGAGGGAAAAATTCTTTGAAATTTTATTTAACGCGAACAAAAATTTGGTCGAAAACGAGCTTGAAAAGACCTTTGAAAAATTTATCGCGATGAGCGAATTTTGCGAAAAAAACGGCTTTGACGAAATAGCGCAAAATTCGTTTATCTCTCAAAATCAGACTCTTGTAAATGAGAGACTAAACGACATTTATATCGGGCTTAGTGGGGATATTTTAAGTCAAAATGAGTAA
- a CDS encoding HAD family hydrolase: MKCVIFDMDGTLIDSAKAICETVNEVRRELGLEGDLAAEFIVKAINEPGRNLGLDFYGIDKPDMKLRDNFEAKFKKNYREYAAAYEGARELLAGLKEAGHFVALASNAPRYTLDEILQKSGIFKFFDLIVGADENIPQKPDPAMLNLILKSGEFDKAIFVGDSKKDELAARNADMKYLNVCWGFGSESPSCDNVFTVAEAALYIEKL; the protein is encoded by the coding sequence GTGAAATGCGTGATATTTGATATGGACGGCACGCTCATAGATAGCGCAAAAGCGATCTGCGAGACGGTAAACGAGGTGCGGCGGGAGCTGGGGCTTGAGGGCGATCTGGCGGCGGAGTTTATCGTAAAGGCCATAAACGAGCCTGGGCGAAATTTGGGGCTTGACTTCTACGGTATCGATAAGCCGGATATGAAGCTGCGGGATAACTTTGAAGCTAAATTTAAGAAAAACTACCGCGAATACGCCGCGGCATACGAGGGCGCCCGGGAGCTGCTAGCCGGGCTAAAAGAGGCGGGGCATTTCGTCGCGCTTGCCAGCAATGCGCCGCGATATACTTTGGATGAAATTTTACAAAAAAGCGGGATATTTAAATTTTTTGATCTCATCGTAGGAGCGGATGAAAATATACCTCAAAAACCTGATCCTGCGATGCTAAATTTGATATTAAAATCGGGCGAATTTGATAAGGCGATATTTGTCGGAGATAGTAAAAAAGATGAGCTTGCCGCACGTAACGCAGATATGAAATATCTAAACGTTTGTTGGGGTTTCGGTAGCGAAAGTCCAAGCTGCGACAATGTCTTTACGGTGGCTGAAGCAGCCCTATATATCGAGAAATTATAA